The window TTGGCTTGGAATTGAAAAGTTAGATAGGcgttggagtcggttatggaacttcggagcgaggtaagtctcgtgactaactttgtgagggggaaactacccctaggtgatgtaattgttatgttctaatagttgtgggtgctacgtacgtacgaggtgacgagagtctgtccgtagctaaagcatgtttatgtccgggtagacttatgACTTTACCATGTAATATTTGAAATACTTAAATCCATACTGATGGcataattaattgaaattataattgaattgatttagaaatacatGCATATACgttaggccgagccttatcactTTGAGTTGTTGGCTAGTTATTTGAGAAATAGTAAAGGATTATATTCACCTTGtactcatgtactgtattgtaagcacatGTCTCGTGATTCGAcaacttccttcctttcttgtggagtgggatGAACGcttcggcagtataatagatgcatctatggttcgtgccactcaaccctcggcagtgtacacattattcttgatcgggtcgaacgacctcggcataatcgtgcgttatatcgctggtAGTCCGAACAAACACGAGATTATCTTTCTGCTGATACCCATCATTTTATATGGTATCTCTTATTcattgatattggcacttgacattTTTTGAGCCGTTAAGGTAGGATATAAGATTGAGAAATTCATACTTTGAAGTAAATAATTGGAAGGTTATGTAACTTACACATTTACCCCGTTATCGATGTGCACTTCATATCTGTtgtgaattattatattattttattggacctctagtaagtgtcaatgtcgacccctcgtcactactcctccggggttaggctagatacttactggtatGCGTTGATTTTACtaatgctgcacttctgcactaaatgtgcaggatctgacaggtttatttggtgatcatcttggcgcgtaggcgcacctgttgagaagactttatgtgagctgcattccaggctacgcatcgcagtccaccaAGTCTCCATCGTACcatttattttatcatgtcttatttacattctggacagatgttgtattattattgtactctttagaaaatgctcatgcagtTGTGACACTGAGTTTGAGggttatactagttgatgcttatgGTTTCGTATATTATTAACGCCATTCTATTCTTTTATAAACTACAAATATTGTATGTTCCAGTAGATTTTGAAGTGTAAAACTCTTTCCTTATTAAAAtctatgatttcgaaagtaataaaatgggtaattaaattgataaatcacCGTTGACTTGCCTggcggcggcgttaggcgccatcacgacttatagtggattttgtgtcgtgacaatAAGTCACATCTCCCCGAGGTTCCTTTTCCTGAAAATTAAGAAGTAattagagatatatatatatatatatatatatatatatatatatatatatatatatatatatatatatattcagtttAGCTTACTTGTAAAACTAAGAATATTTTATAATGAAATTACCATTCACAAACGATGGGCTACAAAGATAATTGAACATCCAGTATGCAACGCTCCATCCTTAGTAGAAGCTTTGTTTAACTTTGCATGTTCACTCTTCTTCTCCTTACACTCAGGGGTGTTCTACTTCGCCAAGAGCTGACTTCAGATATCTTCACGTATCCAATCAGGCCTGGTGCTACCTCTCCTAGCAACATGATGTGAATTTGATATCCGCTTCTGTGCTCTCTTTTCGAAGTTCTCATTCACCATATTTTCAAGTGTAGGCTGCCATACGCATCTAACCtgcaaaattgaataaataatattAGACGAATGAGGATAAgtattaataaaattaatttattcttaccTTAAATTGTTGCCACATATTCGTTCTGATCTGGTACGGTATCTGTCTCGAGGAATTCTACATGTCATGAAAAAATAGCTTCATAGATTCCACCACCATATGAGTGTCCTGAAATGATGGCAAATTTCAGTATTGGATACATACAAGTATACTTGCCATTTTCACAAGAACGTCtaactaaaaagaagaaaaaaactaattaatctaaacaagTAAATTTTTAACAAGTCagtatatacatattttattgcAAAATTTATTGCTAATTTATCTATACCATATTGCAAATTATATAGGTAATTTATACATACTATTTTGCAAAACTAATGCAAAAACAAAACCTGAAAAACGACCAACGGATCTGCTGCCGAACCACCACCGGAGGGGAGATGAGCTGTCATATTCCTGCACCAAAAGCGAGTTAAACAACTTGGGAATAAAAAATTGGGGGGAGGGGGGCTGGACGAGGAAATGGAGCGGGTCAGGGAGAGGAAGTGTGAGAGAGAGGGAAATCATATCTTATATGGTTAGATTAGAGGAGAAAATCAAGAAATAGAGCGGGTGGGGGCAGAAGACAAGAGGGGAGGGGAGGGAAAAAAActagagaagaaagaagaaaaaacggGTTAGGGTTGTATTAAAAATAGATTTGCGACCAAATCGGTCgcaaatttaaaatttgaattttcgAATTGTGACTGATTTGGTCGCAAATTCCGTTGACCAGTCAGACCTCGTTTTTTATTGCAGATTCCGACCAAATCGGTcgaaatatttaatttattttttttaattttaatttttgcgACTGATTCAGTAGCAAACCATAAAAAGAATTTTACGGTATTTTCTGCATAATTGAGCGACTGAACCAGTCGCAATTTTGagccaaaaattaaaaaaaattaacatgtATTTTTAATAAAGTTTTCGACCGAATCAGTCGAAAATTACGATAGAATTATTCACTTCAAACTTATTGGCCTTGAGTGCAGAAAAATATTTGTTGCACTTCgaaccttttggccttaagtgtaaaaaattattattttattttataaagtgGGTATAAGTTCAATTGTAACCCCAAaatcgggtatagatgcaaaagccACACCCTTTAGTGGGCTGGCCCATAGGCccattcatcatttttatttttgaagaattaCCCAAATAGCCGCTCACTCTATCACTTAAACCAAAAATAGCCAATgattatataatatatgtataatttatgtattatatatgtataattatatataattaatatataatttatgtatatcagTTAGAAAAAGTAactcatcatttttatttttcctgtaTATATTCAATTATTTGTTGCAGGAACAAAATATATATTCCTTCGCACAGTTCCCAGACCATTCTAGAACTTTTGTGACACAATCGAATAGCCACTTTACTCCCACTTTCGTCTTCATCCGAGAACGTAGGTTTCCTGTTCATGATCTCTTTCTAATATTTCACCTTATACTTGCTGGTAAGTTTTCAGATCATCAGATGTAGAATTGGTATAAACTGACTTTCAAAGTTTCTAAGATTACACTTATTCTAGCTTCTAAGGTTCagaattttgagattttataaaataaaagctaagTTGGCTTAGTAGAATTAAAAATTGGCCGCCATTCACGTGATAATAAGGCCTGAATTAAACTTCTAATGCTTGTGCCTTGGGGATAATCATCCTATTATATATTGCAGTACACTCTCAAGTTCTTCACGTTTTAAGATATGACTATTCATATACGGTGTGTGCATTTGACTGCAAGCTCTTTGATTTCTCCGTTTTTTGAGATTAAATAGAGAAGAAAATCTTGAATAGTGTATGAGTTTGTGTACATGCAATTGGTGACTGTTTCACTACTGTGTCAAAAATTATTTGATGATGAAGCAAGCTCAAATATTTTATTGTGTTAGACCAGACCTATCCAAATTCAATCTGAAAGGAATACCAAATCTCCTAAGATAATGTAGGACCTATCCTAGTTCTTTCCTCTTGTAACCACAATTTGAATTCCAATTATAGATTATATAGTTACTGCAATTGTAATTATCCACATGCTGTAATTTTATCTGCATAAAAGGATCGAAAAGAGACTCAAAGAAAGTCAAGGAAGTCCCATTACATAGGCTAACTTGTTCCTTATGTTTTAGCTTTCTTTCTTCACTGTGTTTATGCTTTAATAAATCTCAGGTCCTCAACATATGAGATTTTCTTGAGGGTTTTGGAATAAAACTTGCATCAGTTATCAGCCAAACAAAATGACTACTTCTAAAGAAACCAAATTGAGCATGAAGCTTTTGATTGACACCACGGCTCGCAAAGTCCTATTTGCTGAGGCTGAAAAAGATTGTGTTGATTTCCTCTTTCACATTCTCTCTTTGCCAGTGGGAACTGTCACTAGACTTCTTAAGGAGAAAGAAATGAAATGTGGATGCTTGCCTAACCTCTACGAAAGCGTCGAAAATCTTAATGACAAGTACATTCAATCGAACCAATGcaaggatatccttttaaaacccAAATCTTCAGTTGGGAATATCACGTCAGTTCCTTTTCTATTGCTTAATGACGTTCCGACACCTGAGAGGAGTTTCTATTGTTGTTCCAACAATAGTGGCCACTTTACTGTTTCTGATGACCCTAGTGCTCTATGTCCTACTTGTCAGTATAGTATCTCAAGAAAGTTGACGTATGTTGCTCCGCCGGATTCAAAGGAAGCTGAGGCAGCTACTGGTGGTTTTGTGAAGGATGTAATCACATGTATGGTGACGGATGACTTAGTGGTTAAGCCCATGTCCACCATTTCTAGCATTGCCCTTCTCAACAAGTTTAGTGTCCGGGATATTGCTGTGCTGCAGGAGGAAGTAGTAAGTATTGGAATGGAAGAGGTAATCAATTATACTGTGAACTTAAAGAATTCATATACCAACACTGTGTTTTAATCTGTTGTAGCATGTTTTTAGGCTTCCAATCTCACATATTTTGATCAGTTGCATATTGTTTGTTTAGGTGACCCAATAGTATTAAAATATGTTTACACTATTCATGTGTTTGAAAATAAGCTCAATAAATTTTGCTTGTGTGATATGtctttttgtatttccttttttctttggGTAAGAAGTATTTCCTACTTAGTGAACTCCCACTATCATTTTGCAGGCGCTGGAGTTGCTGAAAGCATCTTTCGAGTCGAAAACAGTTCTGACAAGTGTTTTCATGAGCCGCATAAAAATGGAGAAATAGTCATAAGAGAAAATGGAATTGGGTGTTTCAGTTGAGTAATTGCCTTAAGTAGTAGtggttttcttttgtttcattCCCGCTTGAGTTGATTCTGATTTGTAGGTTCATCTATTGTTAAATCGTACTTATGTATAGCTTGAGCTTCTTATGTCCTCTGTTTTCATCTTGTGTTACAGAGCATAGCTCCCTTGCGCTTCCACAATAGTCGCTATGAGTAGCCATTGGAAGTTTGTAAGAGTAACCTTGAACATCATTGTTCAGCCACTTAAGTTGCTCAGATTTCGTGTCTGTTTATCCACAATGCAATTCCTATGGTTTGGTTTTGACTTCAAGTTCTTCTGAATGGGCTTTGCCTAAAAATAGGGATTTTTATACAAATAGTCGGTGGAATTCATTACTTTTTTTTAGACGGTATATACAAATTATATAATGATTATACATATGTTACATATTTGCCTTTGTTTAATCacggctatttaggttaattctgcGAAAATCTTTTAGGAAGTCATGTACACATCCCCACATAATCGTATTTTCCGTACCTATATCTTATTGAGAGGTCAAACTACACGTATTCCAAGCACTTTACATTACAGCTCCTACTGCTCATGCAATTCATACAAGCGAGTCAACCTGTAGCTAGGACCCAATTTATGGTTTCGTATCCTCCCTGCCCAAGATTGTATATTCATTTAAAGCACAAAAAGAGAATGGACGAAGAATGTCACTGTATAAGTACAACTTGTTTGTCATGAAAAATATTGTGATTATGGATAGTGAATTTCAAGTGGATGTGGAGTGTGGACTCATCACTCATATCCACTTTGGCAACAAATGTAGTACAAGTGCAAATTGAATTCTAGATGTGGGAAAACAACTGTTGGAATAGTGATTAACAAGTTATCTATTGAGCCCAAGATTGGACAGATACCATCCCATGTTCTCCATAGGCTGTTTAAATATGGCCATGGCAAAAGTGAATGGTGTGTAGGACCACGATTTAAAACATGCTTTTGTTCATTTGCTTGCACCTCTGCATTCCCCATTGTATTGCTAAGGTGAAGGTGAGTTTTAATTTCATTGCCAAAAAAGAGCAAAATAATTAGGAAAATATTGAATGAAACAAACGTCTTATTAACTGAGTAGGTTAGTTAGTTAGTCGGCTATTTATGCATAAAATGTCCTATACTATTCCTTGGTGCATGATGCATCTGAATACTACGTTTGTGCAGGCACAGAAAATCCAATTGTCATCTCATCCAAATAGACCTTttctatgttataattaataatgtCCCTACAACATTTAATCACTAGCTAGCACTCTAATGGAGGAAGGCAAAAAATATTAAAGCATACAGTGTCGTGGTTAGtttctttcacttgaggacctcaaaggaggtaatgtctcctttgaaaatgggaagaaatgtgagatcattggggttggaaaggttcGTAAGATTGATTCTCACTCTATttagaatgtctacttgatagatggcttaaaatacagtctaattagtgtatcacaactgtgtgatagatgtaacttggtagcattcacttctaccaaatgttttgtgattaatcttaccactaacaagattattttgcagggaaaaagaatGAACAATATATATAATGTAGTTatgtccacactttcagaaaataaactcacttgcttaagtgtgatggaaaatgatcccctcctttggcacaagagacttggacatgccactctgagtcaactcaacaaattagcctccaaggacctggtgatagggctgcctaatatcaagttcaaggaagacaaagtttgtgaggcttgtgaaagggggaagcaggtaagattctcttttaaatgcaagaaagtggtaagcaccacccAGGACGATGGagctggtccatatggatctctgtggtccaatgagaacattaagcagaggtggtaaaagatatgtgatggtgcttgttgatgattactctaggtttacttggacattatttttaacatctaaagatgaagcatttgacatgttcacttcttttgttagaaaaactcataaacaactaggtaatcaacttgcgtcaattaggtctgatcatggcactgaatttgaaaatgctaaatttgctgaattttgtgatgagcatggcatagatcataatttttctgctcctatgactccacaacaaaatggagtagttgaaagaaagaataggacacttgaagatatggctaggactgtGCTTCTTTCTAGTGAattgccccatagcttctgggcagaagctgtaaatactgcatgctacatcataaataggtgcataaCTAGActtcttgtagagaagactccctatgagttacttaaagggagaaaaccaaacatatcccatcttagggcatttgaatgcaagtgctttgtgcacaataatagataaagactccctaggtaagtttgatcccagaagtgatgggggcgtattcttgggatattcttcacatagcaaagcttataaggtctataacaaaacaTCTATGTATGTAGAAGAAAGTGTtcatgtggtttttgatgaaactaacatttttTATGAAAGGCAGGgacatgatgatgaagcaattgggctggtaagaatCTCAAATGAAATGACAGCCCAGACTGAAGCTGCACTAgaggaaggaacaggtgatggaacacgTTCTTCCACCTATGGCAACATGACAAGGGGAATAGAACAAAGAGGAAATTATTCTCAAACCTCAAGGGAACATGTCCATGAACCTGTTCCACAACAACAAAGCATTGAAGGAACATCAAGGGAAAACCAGTTGGTTGTAAaatcttacaagtatcaaagttctcatcccattgagaacataatcactgatccaacctctggaatcaaaactaGATCTTCATTAaaaaatctttgtgcttttgatgccttcgtatctcttattgaacctaaaaatattgttgaggctttgcaggatgcagactgggtaaatgcaatgcaagatgaactcaaccaatttgaaaggagtcaagtttggcatctggtaccaagacccaaggacagatcattaattggcacaaaatgggtcttcagaaacaaacttgatgaagatggaacagttagaaggaacaaggcaagattggtggttcaaggatatagccaagaagagggcatagactatgatgaaacctttgctccagttgcaaggttggaagcaataagactcttcatagcctttgctgcttacatggaattcacgCTTCACcggatggatgtcaagagtgccttcctcaatggctatctcaaggaagaagtgtttgtcaagcaacctcctgggtttgaaagcaaggaaagtcctgatcatgtgtacaaatttgacaaagcactttatgggctcaagcatgCTCCAAGAGCAtagtatgaaagattatcaaagtttttgcttgagcatgactaggtaaaattgacaatactttattcttgaaagaaaaaggtaaagatctcttgatagtttagatatatgttgatgatataatctttggagcaactactgataagttaagtaaagaatttgctaaactaatggggagtgaatttgaaatgagcatgatgggtgagcttaatttctttttaggcttacaaattaaacaaaattcaaatggaactatgatccatcagtaaaagtatgtaaaagagttgcttaaaaggtttaaaatagaagattccaaagaaattgacactcctattgcaacagctacaaagttggatatagatgaacctcaTTCATCTGTTGaccagaagttgtataggggaatgattggctcattgttgtttctcactgctagtagaactgacattattttcagtgtaggcttttgtgcaagatttcaggcaaatccaaagtagtctcacttgactgatgtcaagagaattttgagatatctaaaaggcaccactgatctttgTCTATGATATCCAAAAAGGCAGTAATTTCAATgtagtgggatatgctgatgctgattatgcaggttttctagtggatagaaagagcacctcatgtatggcacactttcttggctcatgtcttgtgctaccaaaaagcaaaattcagtggcctaatctactgctgaagctgagtatgttgttgttgcttcatgttgtgctcaattattgtggatcaaacaacaattaatggactttggaattgatgttggttgtatccccattttttgtgataacactagtgcaattagtatgactaagaacctggttcatcacaagagaactaagcacatagatgttaggcatcacttttttaGAGATAACTATGAAAAAGGGTTTGATAACTGTGGCATTTTGTGCTACTAACAAGCAAATAGCTGGCATCTTCACAAAAGCCCTAAGTAGatatcactttgaaaggaacatgttagaattagggatgattaagatcacctaaaaggaccagttcaaaattcacaattaaaaaaaatggttagaaaatttgtaaattatgtatataattagattaaattttgctcagtctcatactttcaatagtatactTTTGTGTCATGTGCTAAAAtaactcattaatctctaatgatattttctctattttggaaaatttagacttgcacaagagaattctcagtgaagaacctggttcatcaagataacacggtatgttttctacactctgcataatttgaaataataaaattTGGATGATGAGAAGAGTCCTacctaagtccaaattccttTTAAACTTATCCAATATAAGTGAACCAGTTCCGTTCAAAAGAATCCTAACCAAATTAAACCACCTAGATACTAGGGAAAGACTCCACCATCTCTTCAGAACTGACaattcagtttgattagacttttAAAAGTCTGAAAAGCCTGCCGTTATCCATTAATTGCCCCCTTTAAATTAATCATCATCATTTCTGTCTTTATTCCAAAATTTTCAAGCCGTCGAAATACTCCCAATCTTCTCTCATCCTTCAAATTTCAATCTacctctctttttcttccatAACCAAGCATAGCAATGACTAACCCTTCTGAAAACCCCGGCATACCCCCACCATGCTCCTCATCTTAAACCACTCCTCAACCTAAGAAAAGAAGAGTTAAGATGCATGCTCATAAGACAGTGGCTGAGAGTGAATTATCAAAGAAATTAGACGCTCAATTGAAAGCTAGCCAAGCCCAAGAACCCCAGAATTCTGAAGAATCCTTCAAGTCTACTACTGAGGGGGTAGGAACTGGGTCTTCTGATATAGAACAGGTAACCTCTGATCCAATTACTACTACTGAAGTCATTTTTGAGTTTGCTGAGAATCTGGAGAACATGCTTATTCTGGTTGGATCTGTGGTTGATGTAGAATCTTCTGAGTCCAGAAGGATTggggtaaaaataaaaaagaaataggaaagGAGAGTGGTGGTGCTCTTAGTAAAGAAAGGGGAATGAGTAAaagagtggttgattcttcacccactcctgATACATGTATAATGGCTGTTTGTGGAGCAGAATCAGGTAAAATGGAGGAAAGTGTGAAGAAAACAGGGGGAGTGGGTCTGGCGAAGCCGCTGATGGGCTGGTTAAACTTGGAAAAAatgtagatgaacctggttcatcagtagaAGAAACCCCCGCAGACCTATTGAAGAAAGTGAGTGAGAGCTACA is drawn from Nicotiana tabacum cultivar K326 chromosome 22, ASM71507v2, whole genome shotgun sequence and contains these coding sequences:
- the LOC107771011 gene encoding uncharacterized protein LOC107771011 yields the protein MTTSKETKLSMKLLIDTTARKVLFAEAEKDCVDFLFHILSLPVGTVTRLLKEKEMKCGCLPNLYESVENLNDKYIQSNQCKDILLKPKSSVGNITSVPFLLLNDVPTPERSFYCCSNNSGHFTVSDDPSALCPTCQYSISRKLTYVAPPDSKEAEAATGGFVKDVITCMVTDDLVVKPMSTISSIALLNKFSVRDIAVLQEEVVSIGMEEALELLKASFESKTVLTSVFMSRIKMEK